Proteins encoded in a region of the Vicinamibacterales bacterium genome:
- a CDS encoding BlaI/MecI/CopY family transcriptional regulator: MRTPTPTLTPQELAIMKVVWRLESATVRDIYEQLRENRDVAYTTVLTMMKILEQKGYVKKTRADRAFLYRPARPRQQVLGGMVREFIDRVFDGASRPMLLHLVKETKLSDKERRALLRAIEEVEE; encoded by the coding sequence ATGCGCACCCCGACCCCGACGCTGACCCCGCAGGAGCTCGCCATCATGAAAGTGGTCTGGCGGCTCGAAAGCGCCACCGTGCGCGACATCTACGAGCAGCTGCGCGAGAACCGCGACGTGGCCTACACCACCGTGCTGACGATGATGAAGATCCTCGAGCAGAAGGGCTACGTGAAGAAGACGCGCGCCGACCGCGCCTTCCTCTACCGCCCGGCGCGGCCGCGCCAGCAGGTGCTCGGCGGCATGGTCCGCGAGTTCATCGACCGGGTCTTCGACGGGGCGTCGCGGCCGATGCTCCTGCACCTGGTGAAAGAGACGAAGCTGAGCGACAAGGAGCGCCGCGCGCTGCTGCGCGCCATCGAGGAGGTGGAGGAATGA
- a CDS encoding M56 family metallopeptidase has product MVAANFIAYVAQVALVVFVCAGLPRVLGLRAAGVHYAFWRLVLLVCLALPLVQPWRPHEMTFVPDGAGAAGVATAPVNFSGVPDAPPPPPPFDWGFPLQIVILAGIGMRLGWMAIGVARLEALRRRSGTPALGFDDLQEAIGIRAPILWSPHVRHPVTFGLLRPVVLLPIALKSVDHAAQRAVVAHELHHVKRRDWAWVIGEEIVRSIFWFHPAMWWLISRVQLARETVVDELSILVTNARRTYLDTLLAFADDTGLRSSAAFSARRHLFHRVMLLSKEGGMSSSRIAVVSGALVVALGAGTLGAVRAFPLHGPGAPIAGDPQVQRPPRDPLSPATYHRQAVEYWEKAEKDSSLTPDQRLDLIQKGIAAEDRALALNPDYVEAMIYKNILLRMQALMVSDADEQRRLIEEANALRARAIELRKAQGLPEGGWAGGPPPPPPPPPPSAPSFMSDEYKLALETYKPLRIGGELKPPMKIKDVKPLYPPIAQSARVQGVVIVEAIIDPAGHVAASRVLRSIPLLDEAALAAVGQWEFTPTLLNGQPSAVMMTVTVNFTLQ; this is encoded by the coding sequence ATGGTCGCCGCCAACTTCATTGCCTACGTCGCGCAGGTCGCGCTGGTTGTCTTCGTGTGCGCGGGGTTGCCGCGGGTGCTCGGTCTTCGCGCCGCGGGCGTGCATTACGCGTTCTGGCGCCTGGTGCTGCTCGTCTGCCTGGCGCTGCCCCTCGTCCAGCCCTGGCGGCCGCACGAGATGACTTTCGTCCCCGACGGGGCGGGAGCGGCGGGCGTCGCAACCGCGCCGGTGAACTTTTCCGGGGTCCCGGACGCGCCGCCTCCGCCGCCGCCCTTCGACTGGGGTTTCCCACTTCAGATCGTCATCCTGGCGGGCATCGGCATGCGGCTGGGATGGATGGCGATCGGCGTTGCCCGGCTCGAAGCGCTGCGGCGCCGCAGCGGAACGCCTGCGCTCGGCTTCGACGATCTGCAGGAGGCGATCGGCATCCGGGCGCCGATTCTCTGGTCGCCGCACGTGCGGCATCCGGTGACGTTCGGACTGCTGCGGCCCGTCGTGCTGCTGCCGATCGCGCTGAAGTCCGTCGACCACGCCGCCCAGCGTGCCGTCGTCGCGCACGAGCTGCATCACGTCAAGCGCCGCGACTGGGCGTGGGTCATCGGCGAGGAGATCGTCCGCTCGATCTTCTGGTTCCATCCGGCGATGTGGTGGCTGATCTCGCGCGTCCAGCTCGCGCGCGAGACCGTCGTCGACGAGCTGTCGATTCTGGTCACCAACGCGCGGCGCACCTATCTGGATACGCTCCTGGCGTTCGCCGACGACACCGGCCTGCGCTCGTCAGCCGCGTTCTCGGCGCGCCGTCATCTGTTCCATCGGGTCATGCTGCTGTCAAAGGAGGGTGGAATGTCTTCGAGCCGCATCGCCGTCGTCTCGGGCGCGCTGGTCGTCGCGCTCGGCGCCGGCACGCTGGGCGCCGTCAGGGCGTTTCCGCTGCATGGACCGGGGGCGCCGATCGCCGGCGACCCGCAGGTGCAGAGGCCGCCGCGCGATCCGCTGTCGCCCGCCACGTATCACCGCCAGGCGGTCGAATACTGGGAGAAGGCGGAAAAGGACAGTTCGCTGACGCCCGACCAGCGGCTGGACCTGATCCAGAAGGGGATCGCCGCCGAGGATCGCGCGCTGGCGCTGAATCCCGACTACGTCGAGGCGATGATCTACAAGAACATCCTGCTGCGAATGCAGGCGCTGATGGTCAGCGACGCGGACGAACAGCGGCGCCTGATCGAGGAAGCGAACGCGCTGCGCGCCCGCGCGATCGAGCTGCGCAAGGCGCAGGGGCTGCCGGAAGGCGGCTGGGCCGGCGGTCCTCCTCCCCCGCCGCCGCCTCCGCCGCCGTCCGCCCCCTCGTTCATGAGCGACGAGTACAAGCTGGCGCTGGAGACTTACAAACCGCTGCGCATCGGCGGTGAGCTCAAGCCGCCGATGAAAATCAAGGACGTGAAGCCGCTCTATCCGCCGATCGCCCAGTCAGCGCGCGTCCAGGGTGTCGTGATCGTGGAGGCCATCATCGATCCGGCCGGCCATGTGGCGGCATCGCGCGTGCTGCGGTCGATTCCTCTGCTGGACGAGGCGGCGCTCGCCGCGGTCGGCCAGTGGGAGTTCACCCCGACGCTGCTGAACGGCCAGCCGAGCGCGGTCATGATGACCGTGACCGTCAACTTCACGCTGCAGTAA
- a CDS encoding VWA domain-containing protein, whose product MTRAAWLAAMAAAALITTPSAQQPQQPAAPPSSAPPPSAQAPAPQTDRPAQPPVFRGGTNQVRVDVTVLDRKGQPITDLTKDDFELREDGVEQSIDTLKLIEATGAAPDDDTSLPIRSKYHAAAEAARDDIRVFVIFWDEYHIGQMAPAIRARAALSDFVQYAFGPTDLVALMDQLTPADAISFTRDRRALAEQVNRLRGRQGVYLPPRSAVEEAQMYRARDIEMLRSQVTATALESTIAYLGSIKEGRKAILFVSQTIGRVGTAPTDTFSWLDAAIRLANANNTTIYAFDPRGLEMNTRTSDVLHSLAEQTGGKQYSNNSPAAALREVVRNARAFYLLGYASSKNPADGKFHKISVRVRRPGVEVKSRTGYYAPSLNEMDAARKTAAANEPPPEISRELSKLVDVPHMEIAGDLWAGAAPGPEGRPRVTVAWTPRDGAGAGVSIRASAEDGHVYFDGPLRNGRVSFDAAPGSVKIRRTVEEADATTASRYDTVLEVPNFAASALSIGTPMLFRARTPLELRTIQSTPDPAPFAGRQFERTDRIVARFGVFGTGAADATVTVTLLSRRGAKLATMPLKTTTGGYELDLSVGSIARGDYVFEIVASRGADQAKALLPFRVN is encoded by the coding sequence ATGACGAGAGCGGCTTGGCTGGCGGCCATGGCGGCCGCGGCACTCATCACGACGCCGTCCGCGCAGCAGCCGCAGCAACCGGCCGCGCCGCCGTCGTCCGCGCCGCCGCCGTCCGCGCAAGCCCCCGCACCGCAAACCGATCGTCCGGCGCAGCCGCCGGTGTTCCGCGGCGGCACCAATCAGGTCCGCGTCGACGTCACCGTGCTCGATCGCAAGGGGCAGCCGATCACCGATCTGACGAAGGACGACTTCGAGCTGCGCGAGGACGGCGTCGAGCAGTCGATCGACACGCTCAAGCTGATTGAAGCCACCGGCGCGGCGCCGGACGACGACACGTCGCTGCCGATCCGATCGAAATACCACGCCGCCGCGGAGGCGGCGCGGGACGACATCCGCGTGTTCGTCATCTTCTGGGACGAGTACCACATCGGCCAGATGGCGCCGGCGATCCGCGCCCGCGCCGCGCTCAGCGACTTCGTGCAGTACGCGTTCGGGCCGACCGACCTCGTCGCGTTGATGGATCAGCTCACGCCGGCCGACGCCATTTCCTTCACCCGCGACCGCCGCGCGCTGGCCGAGCAGGTGAACCGGCTGCGCGGCCGCCAGGGCGTCTACCTGCCGCCGCGCAGCGCCGTCGAGGAAGCGCAGATGTACCGCGCCCGCGACATCGAGATGCTGCGCTCGCAGGTCACGGCCACGGCGCTCGAGTCCACGATCGCATACCTCGGGTCGATCAAGGAAGGGCGCAAGGCGATCCTGTTCGTCTCGCAGACGATCGGGCGGGTGGGCACGGCGCCGACCGACACGTTCAGCTGGCTCGACGCCGCGATCCGCCTCGCCAACGCCAACAACACGACGATCTATGCGTTCGATCCGCGCGGCCTCGAGATGAACACGCGCACCTCGGACGTGCTCCACAGCCTGGCGGAGCAGACCGGCGGCAAGCAGTATTCGAACAACTCCCCGGCCGCCGCGCTGCGCGAGGTGGTGCGGAACGCGCGCGCCTTCTACCTGCTCGGCTACGCCTCGTCCAAGAATCCCGCCGACGGCAAGTTCCACAAGATCTCGGTGCGCGTGAGACGGCCGGGGGTCGAAGTGAAGTCGCGCACCGGATACTACGCGCCGTCGTTGAACGAGATGGATGCGGCGCGCAAGACCGCCGCGGCGAACGAGCCGCCGCCCGAGATCTCGCGCGAGCTGTCGAAGCTGGTCGACGTGCCGCACATGGAGATCGCCGGCGATCTGTGGGCCGGCGCCGCGCCGGGGCCGGAAGGCAGGCCGCGCGTGACCGTCGCCTGGACGCCCCGGGACGGGGCCGGCGCCGGCGTGTCGATCCGCGCCAGCGCCGAAGACGGCCACGTCTACTTCGACGGTCCGCTGCGCAACGGCCGGGTGTCGTTCGACGCCGCGCCGGGCAGCGTGAAGATCCGCCGCACGGTCGAGGAAGCCGACGCCACGACCGCCAGCCGCTACGATACCGTGCTCGAAGTGCCGAACTTCGCCGCGTCGGCGCTGTCGATCGGAACGCCGATGCTGTTCCGCGCGCGGACGCCGCTCGAGCTCCGCACGATCCAGTCGACGCCCGATCCGGCGCCGTTTGCCGGACGTCAATTCGAACGCACCGATCGCATCGTCGCGCGGTTCGGCGTGTTCGGCACCGGCGCCGCCGACGCGACCGTCACGGTGACGCTCCTCAGCCGCCGCGGCGCCAAGCTGGCGACGATGCCGCTGAAGACGACCACCGGCGGATACGAGCTCGATCTGTCGGTCGGCTCGATCGCCCGCGGCGACTACGTGTTCGAGATCGTCGCCTCGCGCGGCGCCGATCAGGCGAAGGCGCTGCTCCCGTTCCGCGTGAACTGA
- a CDS encoding exodeoxyribonuclease III: MKIGTWNVNGIRARQAQVQEWVERERPDVVCLQEIKAVSDQVPAALCEMEGYWCYWHGTKGYSGVALHVRKGFSPDRPAFRHPEFDYESRIVTAEIADLTVASIYAPNGGKDFPAKMRFMEALDEFSAALQAAGRPAVLCGDLNIARADIDVHPKERKPRAIGQLPEERALLERIIGNGLVDTGRALEPSNDQLFTWWAPWRNMKERNIGWRLDYVLASQSVFDRVESCVVQREFGTSDHGPVVATFDL, encoded by the coding sequence ATGAAGATCGGCACATGGAACGTCAACGGCATCCGTGCCCGGCAGGCTCAGGTGCAGGAATGGGTGGAACGCGAACGGCCGGATGTGGTCTGCCTTCAGGAGATTAAGGCCGTTTCGGATCAGGTGCCCGCCGCCTTGTGCGAGATGGAGGGGTACTGGTGCTACTGGCACGGAACGAAGGGGTACTCCGGCGTCGCCCTGCACGTCCGCAAAGGCTTCTCCCCCGACCGTCCCGCCTTCCGTCACCCGGAGTTCGATTATGAAAGCCGGATCGTCACCGCCGAGATCGCGGACCTGACGGTGGCGTCGATCTACGCGCCGAACGGCGGCAAGGACTTTCCCGCCAAGATGCGGTTCATGGAGGCGCTCGACGAGTTTTCCGCCGCGCTGCAGGCGGCCGGCCGCCCCGCGGTGCTCTGCGGCGACCTGAACATCGCCCGCGCCGACATCGACGTTCATCCCAAGGAGCGCAAGCCCCGGGCGATCGGGCAACTTCCCGAGGAAAGGGCCCTGCTCGAGCGCATAATCGGGAATGGCCTCGTGGACACGGGCCGGGCGCTGGAGCCCTCCAACGATCAGTTGTTCACCTGGTGGGCCCCCTGGCGCAATATGAAGGAGCGCAACATCGGCTGGCGGCTGGACTACGTCCTCGCCAGCCAATCCGTCTTCGACCGCGTCGAATCGTGCGTCGTCCAGCGCGAGTTCGGCACGAGCGATCACGGCCCGGTCGTCGCGACCTTTGATCTATGA
- a CDS encoding outer membrane beta-barrel protein translates to MKAQLFACGLALMLALPATASAQPRMPHEGASAVGGEVGIFLPREDALKMGPVLEGFFEHYLTARESLRVGIGWMNPKWEPEDSDSLRQVRIGADLVHNWEGGAVHPYVGAGLGAYFLQFRDNGQNLGDSETKFGGNIFGGVEYFTSDTFAVKGEARYHIVPKIDTFNLNPSGLSLTFGVKTYF, encoded by the coding sequence ATGAAAGCTCAACTGTTCGCCTGCGGACTGGCGCTGATGCTCGCGCTGCCCGCGACCGCGTCAGCGCAGCCGCGCATGCCGCACGAGGGGGCCAGCGCCGTCGGCGGCGAAGTCGGCATCTTCCTGCCGCGGGAGGATGCGCTGAAGATGGGACCCGTACTGGAGGGCTTCTTCGAGCACTACCTCACCGCCCGCGAGAGCCTGCGGGTCGGGATCGGCTGGATGAATCCGAAATGGGAGCCGGAGGACAGCGACTCGCTGCGGCAGGTCCGCATCGGCGCCGATCTGGTGCACAACTGGGAAGGGGGGGCCGTGCACCCGTACGTCGGCGCGGGACTGGGCGCGTACTTCCTGCAGTTCCGCGACAACGGCCAGAATCTCGGCGACAGCGAGACGAAGTTCGGCGGCAATATTTTCGGCGGCGTGGAGTACTTCACCTCGGACACGTTTGCGGTGAAGGGGGAGGCGCGCTATCACATCGTGCCGAAGATCGACACGTTCAATCTCAACCCATCAGGACTGTCGCTGACGTTCGGCGTGAAGACGTACTTCTGA